From Polaromonas naphthalenivorans CJ2, one genomic window encodes:
- a CDS encoding methyltransferase domain-containing protein produces the protein MAGPTTDFWQARFDNKETGWDRGAPGPQLLAWLESGALQPCRIAVPGCGSGWEVAELARRGFEVVGIDYTPAAVERTRALLAAQGLAAEVVQADVLAYQPHKPFEAIYEQTCLCALHPDHWVAYARQLQQWLKPQGSIWALFMQMVRPEATDEGLIQGPPYHCDINAMRALFPAQHWAWPRPPYAKVPHPNVGHELGLRLMLRQGR, from the coding sequence ATGGCAGGACCCACCACCGATTTCTGGCAAGCACGTTTTGACAACAAGGAAACCGGCTGGGACCGCGGTGCGCCCGGTCCACAGCTGCTGGCATGGCTGGAAAGTGGCGCATTGCAGCCATGCCGGATTGCCGTTCCCGGCTGCGGCAGCGGCTGGGAGGTGGCCGAGCTGGCCAGGCGAGGGTTCGAGGTGGTCGGCATCGACTACACCCCGGCGGCGGTCGAGCGAACCCGGGCCCTGTTGGCGGCCCAGGGCCTGGCTGCTGAGGTCGTGCAGGCAGATGTCCTGGCGTATCAGCCGCACAAGCCGTTTGAGGCCATCTACGAGCAGACCTGCCTGTGCGCGCTGCATCCGGACCATTGGGTGGCGTACGCCAGGCAGCTTCAACAGTGGCTAAAACCCCAAGGCAGTATTTGGGCATTGTTCATGCAGATGGTTCGACCAGAAGCGACCGACGAGGGGCTTATTCAGGGACCGCCTTACCACTGCGATATCAACGCCATGCGGGCGCTCTTTCCCGCGCAACACTGGGCGTGGCCCAGGCCGCCCTATGCAAAAGTGCCCCATCCCAACGTCGGCCATGAGCTCGGCCTTCGTTTGATGCTTCGCCAGGGAAGATGA
- a CDS encoding DUF3024 domain-containing protein — protein sequence MALTELERKRCDKALADFMARRRPPPHLRDQLDLGFRMEGQCIEIFEIRPDWKDDSVRHESPVAKATFVRTQGLWKVFWMRADLKWHGYQPKAEVNTLKEFLGAFDRDEHGCFFG from the coding sequence TTGGCGTTGACGGAACTTGAACGCAAGCGTTGTGACAAGGCCTTGGCGGACTTCATGGCCCGCCGCCGGCCGCCGCCGCACCTGCGCGACCAGCTCGACCTTGGCTTCAGAATGGAAGGCCAATGCATCGAGATATTTGAGATTCGGCCCGACTGGAAAGACGATTCCGTTCGGCATGAGTCCCCTGTGGCCAAGGCGACTTTTGTGCGTACCCAAGGACTGTGGAAGGTCTTCTGGATGCGCGCAGACCTGAAGTGGCATGGCTACCAGCCGAAAGCTGAGGTCAACACCTTGAAAGAGTTCTTGGGCGCTTTTGACCGTGATGAACACGGTTGCTTTTTTGGCTGA